From a single Kwoniella shandongensis chromosome 9, complete sequence genomic region:
- a CDS encoding DNA repair protein RAD51, with product MVTQENDPFVGGEGEEADEFELMAPLLVAKLQESGISAQDTKKLADAGYHTVEAVAFTPKKTLCTIKGISEQKADKILMEACKMVPMGFTTATEIHSRRSELVHITTGSTGLDTILGGGIETGAITELYGEFRTGKSQICHTLAVTCQLPVSMGGGEGKCLYIDTEGTFRPVRMLAVAERFGLNGEEVLDNIAYARAYNADHQLQLLVQASAMMAESRFSLLIVDSCTSLYRTDFSGRGELSARQMHLAKFLRTLMRLADEFGVAVVVTNQVVAQVDGGQFAVADAKKPIGGNIMAHASTTRLNLRKGRGTSRVCKIVDSPCLPEAEAIFAINANGIGDPEELKE from the exons ATGGTGACACAAGAGAATGACCCTTTTGTCGgtggcgaaggtgaagaggcCGACGAGTTCGAGCTCATGGCTCCGCTCCTGGTGGCAAAACTAcaa GAATCAGGTATCTCTGCGCAAGATACAAAGAAGTTGGCGGATGCGGGTTATCATACTGTTGAAGCTGTCGCTTTCACACCGAAGAAGACATTATGTACGATCAAGGGTATCAGCGAGCAAAAAGCAGACAAGATCTTaatggaag CCTGTAAGATGGTCCCGATGGGTTTCACGACGGCAACAGAAATACATTCGAGACGATCGGAATTGGTTCACATCACTACGGGATCGACTGGACTGGATACTATcttgggag GTGGTATCGAGACAGGAGCAATCACAGAGTTATATG GCGAATTCAGAACCGGAAAGTCACAAATATGTCATACTCTCGCTGTCACCTGTCAA CTACCCGTATCaatgggtggtggagaaggaaaatGTTTATATATCGATACCGAAGGTACATTCCGACCTGTACGAATGTTGGCAGTGGCCGAACGTTTCGGCTTGAACGGAGAGGAGGTGCTCGACAACATCGCTTATGCTCGAGCGTACAACGCCGATCATCAACTGCAATTGCTGGTACAAGCGAGTGCGATGATGGCAGAGTCtag attctcccttctcattGTCGACTCGTGTACGTCATTATATCGAACAGACTTTTCAGGTCGAGGAGAGCTGTCGGCGCGTCAAATGCACTTGGCGAAGTTTTTGAGAACGTTGATGAGATTGgcagatgag TTTGGTGTTGCTGTCGTTGTCACAAATCAAGTCGTCGCTCAAGTCGATGGTGGGCAATTCGCGGTTGCAGATGCGAAGAAGCCAAT TGGAGGTAACATCATGGCGCACGCTTCTACGACTCGACTCAACTTACGAAAAGGAAGGGGAACATCACGTGTTTGCAAGATTGTTGACAGCCCTTGTCTTCCAGAGGCTGAAGCTATCTTTGCAATCAA CGCCAATGGTATTGGAGATCCCGAAGAGCTCAAGGAGTAG
- a CDS encoding mitochondrial 54S ribosomal protein bL27m: MFGSSLFARPSTIFNTAAELRSQLFAGPSTLATQVRFASKAAGGRSRNGRDSSGKRLGVKRYGDQYVTPGQILIRQRGADFHAGQNVSVGRDFTLYATQPGFVKFYQHHLPYPHLSRPDQPSPANLPPVKRPRQLRQFVGIVKSREDKLPRDERQVGRERRFWGWPKEKSSVEGLEQEVVGV; the protein is encoded by the exons ATGTTCGGCTCATCACTCTTCGCACGACCTTCGACGATTTTCAACACAGCGGCTGAGCTGCGTAGTCAGCTTTTCGCTGGGCCATCAA CCCTCGCTACTCAAGTCCGATTTGCATCCAAAGCTGCAGGCGGTCGATCTCGAAACGGACGAGATTCCTCGGGTAAACGATTAGGTGTCAAGCGATATGGTG ACCAATACGTTACTCCTGGTCAGATCTTGATCAGACAACGAGGTGCCGACTTCCACGCCGGTCAAAACGTATCCGTAGGACGCGACTTCACACTCTACGCTACCCAACCTGGGTTTGTCAAATTctatcaacatcatctcccttaCCCTCACCTCTCACGTCCAGACCAACCGAGTCCTGCAAACTTGCCTCCTGTGAAAAGACCAAGACAATTACGACAATTCGTTGGCATCGTCAAGAGTCGAGAGGATAAATTACCAAGAGATGAGAGACAGGtcggaagggagaggaggttcTGGGGTTGGCCAAAGGAGAAGTCTAGTGTGGAGGGCTTGGAACAGGAGGTTGTGGGTGTATAG